TCCATCCATGGCAACTTCAAAAGCTTTTCTTATCAGCTTTTTGTCGCCATCGGTCAAGGTGGTGTAACTAACTTTTAAAAGCTCTTTGTAAGCTTTGGTAATCGCAGCATTTTCTTTTTCAATGTATTCCTCTGTCATCATAATTTAAAAGTAACATAAAGAATATTAACAGGCAATACCTAATTATGGTTTTTTATTTATATGCTATAAGGCGTTTAAAAAATCAACCAGTTGGGCTACAGCTTTACCACGGTGGCCAATTTTATTTTTTAAACTTAAATCCATTTCGGCAAAAGTTTGCTCGTGCCCCTCAGGTTTAAAAATGGGGTCGTAGCCAAATCCTTTTTTGCCATGTTGGGTTACTGTTATTTCCCCGAGGCAGATACCGGTAAAACAAAGTAGCTCATTATTTAAATAAAGTGCAATAACGGTTTTAAACTGTGCAGTTCTGCTTGAGGCTTTTTGCAATTCAGAAAGCAGTTTTTGCATATTGGCTTCTGCGTTTTTTTGTTCGCCAGCATATCGGGCAGAGTACACACCTGGAGCACCGTTAAGCGCTTCGACTTCTAGTCCGGTATCATCGGCAAAACAGTCGTAGCCATAATGTGTCTTAATGTATTCGGCCTTTTGTACGGCGTTGCCTTCTATGGTGTTTTGGGTTTCGGGTATGTCTTCAAGGCATCCTATGTCTTTTAAACTCAAAAGTTTAATGTTGGAAGGGGTTAAAGCTTGAACTTCTTTTATTTTGTTGATGTTATTTGTAGCGAATACAAGTTCCATAATTATAATTTTTGGTCGCACAAAAATAAGTTTTAAAAACGAATTAAGTGTTGTTGCTCTGCCCAGTATGTATTTCTAATAATTTTATGATTTTTGTCACTATGAATTCCTCAAAAAACTTGTATCTTACCATTGAAATTAATTATTAAAACGATTAGATTATGACAGTAAACATTCAATATGTAGGTGTAGATGTAAGTGAAACGCTCTCGGCTTTTACAGAAGAAAAGTTAGAAAAATTATTTAACAGATACGAGTTTTTAATTGGAGCCACAGTATATTTCAAAAAGGATGAGAAACACCATGATAAAGGTAAAATATGTAATATAGAATTGAGTTTGCCCGGCCCAAGGCTATATGCGACTTCAGAAGAACATAATTATGAGGTGGCCGTTAGGGAGACCATTAGCGATTTAGAGCGCCAGTTAAAAAAACGGAAACAAGTTTACAAGACATATTAACGGTGGTGGTAGGGTTCGTTCTTTAAAATGGTGAACCCTCTGTACAACTGTTCAATAAAAAACAAACGAATCATTTGATGGGAAAATGTCATTTTAGACAATGATATTTTCCCATTAGCTTTTTTATAGACATCTTCCGAAAACCCATAAGGTCCTCCAATAACAAAAACCAGTTGTTTTAGGCCAGCGTTCATTTGTTTTTGTAAATACGATGAAAATGCCAGAGAATCAAACTGTTTCCCGTTTTCATCCAATAGTATAAGTTTGTAGGTCGGTTTTAATTTTCTTAGAATAAGTTCGCCCTCTTTTTGTTTTTGTTGCGCCTCACTCAGATTTTTGGCATTTTTTATGTCTGGAATAACATCCAATTCAAATTTAATGTAGTGTCCTAATCGTTTTATGTATTCGTTAATCAATACATTAAGTTGCTTGCTGTCTGTTTTGCCTATAGCAATGAGTCTAATGGTCATAAAAACAAAATTAGTGCTTTATGTTTATGAAAAACGCATCTAAATAACGTAAAAAATATAAATTTGATAAAATTTAAATTTAAATAAGTAAATCAATTTCTTATTTTTGCTCAAAACTAATCAACAAATAATGATTACACAAGAACAGTTTGATAGCGAAGTTAAAGGGATAATAGAAAACGCCATAAGAGAAGATGTAGGTGATGGCGACCACAGTTCCTTAGCATGTATTCCAGAAAATGCTCGAGGCAGGGCTAAGCTTCTGGTAAAAGATAAAGGCATTATTGGAGGTGTTAATTTTGCCAAAAAAGTTTTTGCTTACGTCGATAAAAATTTAAAATTGGATGTACGTATAGAGGATGGCACCGAGGTAACTTTTGGAGATGTGGTGATGTATGTTGAAGGACCTTCCCAATCTATTTTAAAAGCAGAGCGCACCGTTTTAAACGCTATGCAACGCATGAGTGCCATTGCTACAAAAACTAGAATGTTTGTTGATTTGGTTGAAGGTACAAAAACCAAAATTCTAGATACCAGAAAAACAACACCTGGCATTCGAGTGCTCGAAAAATGGGCCGTTAAAATTGGAGGTGGCGAAAATCACAGATTTGCATTGTACGATATGATTATGCTAAAAGACAATCATATTGATTTTGCCGGCGGAATAACCAAAGCCATTGAAATGACCAAGCAATATTTGGAAGAAACCGGTAGAAACCTGCTCATAATGGTTGAAGCACGTAACCTCATAGAGGTTGAAGAAATTCTTCAGAACGATGGTGTTTATAGAATTTTATTAGATAATTTTGACTACGAAGATACCAGAAAGGCCGTAAAAATAATTGGTGATAAATGTTTGACTGAGTCTTCGGGAAATATTAACGAAGAAACCATTCGTCATTATGCCGAGTGCGGCGTGAACTATATATCTTGTGGGGCCTTGACACATTCGGTTTATAATATGGATATGAGCTTAAAAGCTGTAAAATAAATGTATCTATATTTAAATTGGCAACATAAATTTTAAATGCAAAAGCTAAATTTAATAACTTTGCTTACAACAGCAAAAGCAAATTATTAATGACAAAACCTTTAGAGGATAGACTGGATAAAATACCTGTAGTTAATGTATTGGTGCGGTTTTTTAAACAGTTGAAGTTGCCCGGTCTCGAAGGCTTGTCTTTTTACGATTTGTTGGAACTATACATAACAGGTGTTGTTCGAGGCGCTTTAACAACAAGGGCGAGTGCTATTGCCTTTAGCTTTTTTACGGCAATTTTTCCCTTTTTGCTTTTTGTGCTTATCGTTATTCCGTATGTGCCAATCGATGATTTTAAAGTAGAGTTTTTAAGGTTTTTAGAATCTTTTTTACCACCAACAACATCCGATTTTTTCTTTAAAAATATCTTTGAAAATATAGACCAATCGCAACGTGGGGGGCTGTTGTCTTCTGTATTTGTTTTATCAATTCTTTTAATGGCCAATGGCGTAAACGCTGTGTTTTCGGGGTTTGAAAACTCGTATCATGAGCAGCTTACACGCAATGTGTTCCGCCAATATTTATTCGCTCTTGGTATCGCCCTTATTTTAGCTTTTTTACTCATTGTTACCATTGCAGTCTTGGGGTACATTCAAATTTATGTCGTTCAGGGTGTGTTGGGTGTGCTGGAAAGCAGGGGTTACCACGTTGATTCGAACGGTGTGTTTTGGACCAACGTAGTGCAATACCTCTTTTTCGTGCTCATGGTGTATCTGGCAACAGCAACCTTGTATTATTTTGGAACACGCGAAGGTAGAGAATCAAGATTCTTTTCAGTGGGGGCTATTTTTACCACCTTTTTAATAATGCTCACATCATTTTTGTTTGGCCTTTATATCGAAAATTTTAGCCAATACAATAAGCTTTATGGTTCTATTGGAGCCCTGCTTATTTTGCTATTTTACCTATGGATAAATGCCAATATCTTACTTTTGGGTTACGAGCTAAATGTGTCTTTAAACAAATTAAAGAAAAGACATTAGCCTATGCCAAATTTTATAGATGTCATCATTCCCATACCGTTAAAAAAACTGTTTACCTACAGCGTAACGCCGGCAGAAGCTAATTTTTTAAAACCAGGTGTTCGTGTGGCTGTACCCTTCGGAAAGTCGAAAATTTATACAGGGATTGTTTTTAAAATTCATACAGATGCGCCAACAGCTTATGAGGCTAAAGATATCCAGCAAATTTTAGATGAAGTTCCCGTTGTTAACCCAATGCAATTAAAACTTTGGCAGTGGATAGCCAATTATTATATGTGCACGCTGGGCGATGTTATGCGGGCGGCGTTGCCCAATGCTTTTATATTGGAAAGTGAAACGGTGGTTACCAAAAGCAAAGTGCAAACGGTAGATGAATCTAGTTTAAAAGACGATGAGTTTTTAGTGTTCGAAGCCTTGCAGCATCAATCGTCGTTGAAAATTCATGATATTTCCAATATTCTTGAAAAAAAGAATGTGTTACCGGTAATAAAGCGCCTTATTGAAAAGGAGATTGTTTCGGTTGACGAGGAGGTTTATGAAAAGTATAAACCCAAGTTGGTGAGGTACGTAAAATTGCACGATGATTTTTCAACAGAAAATAAGCTTCAAAGCCTGCTGGAAGACTTGAGTCGAGCGCCTAAGCAAAGTCAGGTGGTACTCACTTTATTTTCTATTTCCGCCAAAACAAAAAAACCTGTAAAAGTATCAGATTTAATTGAGGAAAGCGATGGTTCGTCTGCCATTATCAAAACATTAATCGATAAAGGTATTCTTCAAGAATATCATATTCAAACCGATAGGGTTGAGTATGTGGGCGGTGATACTGAAAGTTTAAAAACACTCAATGCGTATCAAGAAACGGCGCTAAGCGAAATAAAATCTGCTTTTGAAAACCATCACGTAACTTTATTGCACGGTGTAACCTCTTCCGGTAAGACCGAAATTTATGTTAAACTGATTGAGAAAGCCCTTAATGATAACAAGCAAGTTTTATATCTACTTCCAGAAATAGCCTTAACGGCCCAATTAATTAATAGACTTCAAGACTATTTTGGAGAGAATGTAGCGGTGTTTCATTCTAAATATTCATCCAATGAAAGGGTTGAGGTTTGGAACCATGTTTTAGAAAGTTCCGCGAAAGCGAAAATAATATTGGGTGCCCGTTCGTCGATATTTTTACCGTTTAAAAACCTAGGGCTAATTATCGTCGATGAAGAGCACGAGCAATCGTTTAAACAATTTGATCCTGCTCCACGCTATCATGCGCGCGACACGGCTGTTGTTTTGGGGAATATGCATCAGGCAAAAGTGCTTTTGGGTTCGGCGACCCCAAGTTTAGAAAGCTATTTTAATGCGAAACAAAACAAGTACGGTTTTGTAGAACTAAACCACCGGTACAACAACGTTATTATGCCCGATATTGAATTGGTGGATATTAAGGATAAACGCAAACGAAAGCAGATGAAAGGTCATTTTAGTGACCGGTTGTTGGAAGAAATTGCCGAAACTTTAGATTCAGGTCAACAGATTATATTGTTTCAAAACAGGCGTGGGTTTTCGCCTATTGTAGAGTGCAATACTTGTGGGCATTCGCCGCAATGTCCTAATTGCGATGTTAGTTTAACCTACCACCGGTATCGTAGCCAGTTGCGTTGCCATTATTGTGGCTACGTGATGGCCATGTTGCAAGACTGTATGGCTTGCGGTAGTCAAGAGTTGGATAGCAAAGGGTTTGGTACCGAGCAAATAGAAGAAGAGGTGAAAGTGTTGTTTCCAAAGCACAAAGTGGCCCGAATGGATTTAGATACTACCCGTGGAAAATATGGCTACGAAAAAATTATAACCGCTTTAGAGCAGCAGGAAATCGATATTTTGGTAGGGACACAAATGCTTACCAAAGGTTTGGATTTTAGGAATGTAAAACTGGTAGGCATTATGAATGCTGATAACATGCTGAACTTTCCCGATTTTAGAGCTCACGAGCGTAGCTTTCAGCTTATGGTTCAAGTATCGGGTAGGGCGGGGCGCACCGAAGAACGAGGCAAGGTATTGATACAGACCTATAATCCGCACCATAATATTTTGCAACAAGTTTCAACCAATAATTATATTGATATGTTTAATGAACAGATGAACGATCGTTATAATTTTAAATATCCACCAGTTTACAGGCAGATTAAAATTACCCTAAAACATAAAGATTACGATAGGGTTGAAAAGGCTTCGATTTGGTTTGGTAAGTCTTTACGGCAAATTTTTGGCGATTATGTTTTGGGACCAGAGTCGCCGCCAATTGCAAGAATTAGAAATCAATTCCATAAAAATATATTGGTAAAAATACCTAAGAAGCAGTCTTTACCAAAAACTAAAGAAGCTATTATTAAAGTAAATAATAGCTTCCAGAGTATAAAAGATTTTCGGTCGGTTAGGTTAGTTCTAAATGTCGATAACTTTTAAAACAAGAGGTTGGTGATTAAATATTATTTAATGCATCAACCAGCTGGGTTTTTTTGTTTCGACTTAGAGGAATTTCATAAGCGCCAACTTCAACATTTTTACTGTTAAACCTGTCGATTTTGTCAAGGTTTACAATGTAAGATTTATGTATTCTTAAAAATTTGCCTTCGGGTAATTCGGCTTCAAAAGCTTTCATGGTCGAAAGAACTACCAAGCTGTTTTCTTCAGTAACCAGCTTTACGTAATCACCAAGGGCTTCAATCC
This genomic stretch from Flavobacteriaceae bacterium GSB9 harbors:
- the raiA gene encoding ribosome-associated translation inhibitor RaiA, with protein sequence MTVNIQYVGVDVSETLSAFTEEKLEKLFNRYEFLIGATVYFKKDEKHHDKGKICNIELSLPGPRLYATSEEHNYEVAVRETISDLERQLKKRKQVYKTY
- a CDS encoding non-canonical purine NTP diphosphatase; its protein translation is MELVFATNNINKIKEVQALTPSNIKLLSLKDIGCLEDIPETQNTIEGNAVQKAEYIKTHYGYDCFADDTGLEVEALNGAPGVYSARYAGEQKNAEANMQKLLSELQKASSRTAQFKTVIALYLNNELLCFTGICLGEITVTQHGKKGFGYDPIFKPEGHEQTFAEMDLSLKNKIGHRGKAVAQLVDFLNAL
- the rlmH gene encoding 23S rRNA (pseudouridine(1915)-N(3))-methyltransferase RlmH — encoded protein: MTIRLIAIGKTDSKQLNVLINEYIKRLGHYIKFELDVIPDIKNAKNLSEAQQKQKEGELILRKLKPTYKLILLDENGKQFDSLAFSSYLQKQMNAGLKQLVFVIGGPYGFSEDVYKKANGKISLSKMTFSHQMIRLFFIEQLYRGFTILKNEPYHHR
- the nadC gene encoding carboxylating nicotinate-nucleotide diphosphorylase, which gives rise to MITQEQFDSEVKGIIENAIREDVGDGDHSSLACIPENARGRAKLLVKDKGIIGGVNFAKKVFAYVDKNLKLDVRIEDGTEVTFGDVVMYVEGPSQSILKAERTVLNAMQRMSAIATKTRMFVDLVEGTKTKILDTRKTTPGIRVLEKWAVKIGGGENHRFALYDMIMLKDNHIDFAGGITKAIEMTKQYLEETGRNLLIMVEARNLIEVEEILQNDGVYRILLDNFDYEDTRKAVKIIGDKCLTESSGNINEETIRHYAECGVNYISCGALTHSVYNMDMSLKAVK
- a CDS encoding YihY/virulence factor BrkB family protein, whose translation is MTKPLEDRLDKIPVVNVLVRFFKQLKLPGLEGLSFYDLLELYITGVVRGALTTRASAIAFSFFTAIFPFLLFVLIVIPYVPIDDFKVEFLRFLESFLPPTTSDFFFKNIFENIDQSQRGGLLSSVFVLSILLMANGVNAVFSGFENSYHEQLTRNVFRQYLFALGIALILAFLLIVTIAVLGYIQIYVVQGVLGVLESRGYHVDSNGVFWTNVVQYLFFVLMVYLATATLYYFGTREGRESRFFSVGAIFTTFLIMLTSFLFGLYIENFSQYNKLYGSIGALLILLFYLWINANILLLGYELNVSLNKLKKRH
- the priA gene encoding primosomal protein N', whose translation is MPNFIDVIIPIPLKKLFTYSVTPAEANFLKPGVRVAVPFGKSKIYTGIVFKIHTDAPTAYEAKDIQQILDEVPVVNPMQLKLWQWIANYYMCTLGDVMRAALPNAFILESETVVTKSKVQTVDESSLKDDEFLVFEALQHQSSLKIHDISNILEKKNVLPVIKRLIEKEIVSVDEEVYEKYKPKLVRYVKLHDDFSTENKLQSLLEDLSRAPKQSQVVLTLFSISAKTKKPVKVSDLIEESDGSSAIIKTLIDKGILQEYHIQTDRVEYVGGDTESLKTLNAYQETALSEIKSAFENHHVTLLHGVTSSGKTEIYVKLIEKALNDNKQVLYLLPEIALTAQLINRLQDYFGENVAVFHSKYSSNERVEVWNHVLESSAKAKIILGARSSIFLPFKNLGLIIVDEEHEQSFKQFDPAPRYHARDTAVVLGNMHQAKVLLGSATPSLESYFNAKQNKYGFVELNHRYNNVIMPDIELVDIKDKRKRKQMKGHFSDRLLEEIAETLDSGQQIILFQNRRGFSPIVECNTCGHSPQCPNCDVSLTYHRYRSQLRCHYCGYVMAMLQDCMACGSQELDSKGFGTEQIEEEVKVLFPKHKVARMDLDTTRGKYGYEKIITALEQQEIDILVGTQMLTKGLDFRNVKLVGIMNADNMLNFPDFRAHERSFQLMVQVSGRAGRTEERGKVLIQTYNPHHNILQQVSTNNYIDMFNEQMNDRYNFKYPPVYRQIKITLKHKDYDRVEKASIWFGKSLRQIFGDYVLGPESPPIARIRNQFHKNILVKIPKKQSLPKTKEAIIKVNNSFQSIKDFRSVRLVLNVDNF